cagtgtggcggcagccgtggcctactggttagcgcttcggactggagggttgccggttcgaaccccgaccagtaggcacggctgaagtgcccttgagcaaggcacctaacccctcactgctccctgctgttgttgcaggcagctcactgcaccaggattagtgtgtgcttcacctcactgtgtgttcactgtgtgctgagtgtgtttcactaattcacggattgggataaatgcagagaccaaatttccctcacgggatcaaaagagtatatatacttatacttataattaATCTCTCAGCTGAAAACTTGCCCGCTCTCTCAGCACTCTtactggcccacacacacacacacacacacacacattgactaaTAGTCACACAGTACGCTCTGTAACTCCCACCCCCTGACTCACCCGCAGTAGACCGAAGTGCTGTTGTTATTGATCTTCTGGTCGTAGCAGTAGCGCCTATAGTCCTCCAGGGCATCTTTGATGGCGATGACCGTGAGAACCACAGCCAGGGGGATCATGGTGATCTCCTTCTGAAAGGCCTCCACAACAGGcacccagttcagcagcaccaGGAAAAGGAAGTACAGGTTGGCCGCCCTGGACACACAGAAGACACATAGGCAtaagcaaacaaacatacaaacaaacaaatatacacAATTTTACATTCATATCAACTTTCAGTACATAAAAGCACATttggaattagtgtgtgtgcttttcagGGAACTGAAACTTCTACTGTTAACAGCTAGTTCTACCAGTTGACTGACTTAGCAGgtcgcttttatccaaagccacaCAGATTTACAATGGTGACAGATGGCCAGGGTGTGCCATTACGGCTGCTCCAGAACTCCTGCAGTTGTGCTATAGGAACACAAGCACCACCAATGCATTTAGCAAAATCATACAATATCGAAAAGCAAACTTCTTCAATTCACCACCAGGCAGCAGTACACAGAGTTctgcacacacattaacatgttGATCTCTGCGGCCTTTTGTCAAGTTACTCTTGTGTATGCTACTGTACTGTCTCAGCCACGTGTTGTCTGGCAAGTGCTGTTAAAGGCTACATGTCCTGTctaggggtgtaaaggtacacATATTCGTACCGAACTGTTTAGGTACAGGATGTTAGGTTCAACACAGATATGTACCAAATGTGCAGTCTTAAaacagtaatcaacagtaggctttttTGCTTGCGGACCATATTTCAAATTTGAGTGCCCACACAAACATGTTAAGTGGTGGACCACATGGCAGTTTAGACAATTGATGTCAAAAAACATTTGGCACCTTTTTAAAATACTATTCCTGTTGTGCATCAGCAATGTTGCCAGTGAATTTTAGGTTAGCAGTACCTACAGACTTACTGATTTATTTGGATAGTTCTTGAAATGAACTGAATATTTCCAGCCCTTGACCTATAGGTCACCTTCCAAACCACACTTAAGAGTACCATAATCTGCTCCATACAGTCAGATTTACAGAAAGTCAGTTATTTGCTCTGTCAAAATTAAATGTTTGGAAAAGATCTCCATTTCCTTAACTGTGTTAACAAAGGTCCTTGAAGCCATTGGCATACATGTCCAGTCAACAGCATGCAATTTGGAGCTTGTCTGCATAAACGCCCACAGGGGTTGTGCAATCCACAGTCTTTGACCAAGGGATCGCAGTTATTAAGCTGTACAAGCCTATAAAATTCAAGTCTGgagttgaagtgtgtgtgtgtgtgtgtgaattaatcATCAGGTGACTAAACACACCTGACAGGTTTTCCTTCCTAATCTGATTTCCTTCTCTCAGCACTGTGTTTGTCTCCACTATCGTTTTGATCCATGCTCAACTGTCGGGTGAGAGAGGTGCCATGTTAATATTAGCCTCTGTACACATGAAATGCTATACTTGTACATGCATGACTTTTTTCACTGCCCAAGTCATCTGATTAtttctgtttttgtctgtttcgTCTGTCTTAATTTCCCATATCTAATTAgcttctttatgtgtgtgtaccaatccctgcatgtttgaatgtttgtgaatgtgtgtggatgtgtgtgagtgtgtgtgtatgactttaTGAGCATGCACAAAGATAAGAGTCACCGGTGAAACTGCTCAAACAAGTTCTTGGGGATGAAGCTGAGCAGGCTGTACTTGGTGGTGCTGATGCTGTTGCCCGGGTAACCCTTGCAAACGCTGTGATACTCAGACTGGTTGGGGCCACAGCGAGCCACCACGGTCCTTCTCTTCCCCGTCAGCCGGTGAGCAGGAGGCTCCTGAGCGTCCAGCGGACTCTTGGAGGACAGAGGGGCGGCGGAAGAGTACCAGCCCCTCCCCACGTCCACGCCCACCATCTGCTGCCATCGGTGCCGGACCCAGTGGAGCCGCTCCATCGGTCGGTCCAGACCTTGAGGCCTTGGCGAGACGGTGGGGGCCTCACTCCAAGCTACTGGAAGAGCAAAGCAGAGCCTGTGGTGGGGCTCATACAGCTGTGCTGGGGCTCATACAGCTGTGCTGCACCTAcacgaacacatacacacacacacacacacacacacacagagcgtcACTATGCAAAACATACGTACGTCCCATATATCAAGTAGGAAAACATAATATAGATAATTCTGTGTACATTTCAGAATATTCAGAATATCCCTATAATCTATaatgtttaattttatttatttatttacttttttttttcagcaattACATAATGACATTTCACATGTTTCATCTGGTTACATCAACAATACCATTAGAAAAAAGTCAGAAAATAGGTTTTGGAGTcataaatacagtatgtaacTGGTTTGACACTCCACATTCTGAATAAGTGTGACCATAAAGTCGCCTCATGACCTCACAGGTTCAATTACATTTCTCATAGACCACAGGATGATCTCATTGGATGAGGTCAGAATGACCTGTTCAAAGTCATTCTCAAAACcccaaaacccagaatagaCCGAACAGTATAGAGTTCTGAGACATGGCAGCTGGCTTGGCTACATTTTACCAGTTCACTTTGGGGGGGGAGTTGAAATGGGCTATTTTAGTAGCCTACAAGCGTTATTTCTCTATGAATATTCTGTACATTCATCTGCCCAACAGCGCCTCTTCTTCCTCAGGAAGCTGAGGTGGTCAATACTGCCCCAGAGACTCATGGTCAACTTTTACCACTGTGCAGTGGAGAGTGTGTTGACCTACGGGTTACTGGTGTGGTACTGGTGCACCAGCGCAGAGAATGAGGCCCTACACAGAGTGCGGTAAGAGCTGCAGGGAAGATCATTGGGGTCATTCCTGTCACATATTGAACTATTTAAAGTCTTGTTTTACCGTTATGAATGGATTCAGCTCACTCGCGATTTAAAACGATAGGTGCATTTCATAGCACTCGGTCAACTGTTATAGAACTATTATTTTAAGTTCTTACCAGGGATACTATTCTGATTCATAATTTATGCCCGCTCCTGGCGCAACACATGCAGGTTTAAATGGTGCATATTAAGTTAGCCATAATAACTTTCGCTTTGTTGCATATTAAGTTAGCCATAATAACTTTTGCTTTTAAGATAGACATAATGTTACACTCAGACATGTCCTCAGATGGTGCACTCTGCTCCTGATGCACATCAAATTACCAAAATTTAGCACCGTTCGATTTCACGTGAACCAATACTCGGTAATACCGACGTGATTTGGTCGGTACCAGTAAAACTACAGGGGTCGGTACCCAACCCTAATCATACAGAAGCTCGGTGTCCGGGCCATCCCACTGccccattcactcccagagacgccGGGCTTCCTTGGAAATTACGATTTTGGGGCGTTTGTCCAATAAACatctagcttttctgcactgagatgTGAAGTGCCATTGAAAGTCTAGTGAAGCCGAGCGTCTATGGGGTTTTTGATGGATTGTGCcgtcacagcaatgtattaGGGGCGGGAAGTTACGATAGATGACCGGTAAAACCCTATTGCTGAACAAACAATGGAGTTTTACGTTTTTTGCATGTTCcagttggaatagtaggctaatgtaatACAGTAGTATTTGATTAAATTTTCcgtgatattttagaggaggATGAGCTTCCCCTGTAATCTTAGTGCAATCGCCTCTGGCCATGTGAAACTGTGTTTTTAGAAGCAGTGCTTTTGGTACACCTTTTGAGGAACTGAGATTGCTGTTACTTCTGCAAAACTCTTAGAGGTTATTTACCTTTAAGTTACACTACTACAACTCTCTCACATCTAAGTACTCTTATGATGGCATGGTCCTACTGTAAAACCTGATGGTTTAGGTGGGCTTGACAATTCAATTTGCATAATGTTGTTGTCTATTCTACAGAATTCTGCACTATTTGAGTAACTTCTTGAAATCCAACACATCAGCCGTCCTTCCATTCTTAAACATTTGCCTGATAAAGACTGAGGCTGTTGATATATCCCTTATGACTAATTATAAAAAGCCT
Above is a genomic segment from Alosa alosa isolate M-15738 ecotype Scorff River chromosome 19, AALO_Geno_1.1, whole genome shotgun sequence containing:
- the LOC125283879 gene encoding phospholipid-transporting ATPase VD-like, with product MERLHWVRHRWQQMVGVDVGRGWYSSAAPLSSKSPLDAQEPPAHRLTGKRRTVVARCGPNQSEYHSVCKGYPGNSISTTKYSLLSFIPKNLFEQFHR